A part of Aegilops tauschii subsp. strangulata cultivar AL8/78 chromosome 2, Aet v6.0, whole genome shotgun sequence genomic DNA contains:
- the LOC109751254 gene encoding transcription factor bHLH81-like isoform X2: MISPNSTKSGTTHVLSCYGATRGSRTLCHTEMGMAMPALMPSAVGESITVNNGSSDLSRSFSMSSSGDTNSNIMFFTPGSKKAKVLIDSDDGMVTSLSKIESQVGQASHFGMSTTSLDMSGMDDYLQLQQYFIACTVRTKRGCATHPQSIAERIRKKSKE, encoded by the exons ATGATTTCTCCCAATTCAACAAAGTCAGGTACTACTCATGTTCTTTCATG CTATGGAGCTACTCGAGGCAGCAGAACATTATGCCACACGGAGATGGGGATGGCCATGCCCGCGCTGATGCCGTCGGCCGTCGGTGAGAGCATCACCGTCAACAACGGCTCCAGCGACCTCTCCAGGAGCTTCTCCATGAGCTCCTCGGGCGACACCAACTCCAACATCATGTTCTTCACGCCCGGAAGCAAAAAAGCGAAGGTGCTCATCGACAGCGACGACGGCATGGTCACCAGCCTCAGCAAAATCGAATCCCAAGTAGGACAAGCTTCACAT TTTGGCATGTCAACCACGTCTTTAGACATGTCCGGCATGGACGACTATCTGCAGCTGCAGCAGTACTTCATCGCCTGCACAGTCCGCACCAAGCGTGGCTGCGCCACTCACCCGCAAAGCATCGCTGAGAGGATTA gaaagaagagcaaggaatag
- the LOC109751254 gene encoding transcription factor bHLH81-like isoform X1: MISPNSTKSGTTRVLSCYGATRGSRTLCHTEMGMAMPALMPSAVGESITVNNGSSDLSRSFSMSSSGDTNSNIMFFTPGSKKAKVLIDSDDGMVTSLSKIESQVGQASHFGMSTTSLDMSGMDDYLQLQQYFIACTVRTKRGCATHPQSIAERIRKKSKE, encoded by the exons ATGATTTCTCCCAATTCAACAAAGTCAG GTACTACTCGTGTTCTTTCATG CTATGGAGCTACTCGAGGCAGCAGAACATTATGCCACACGGAGATGGGGATGGCCATGCCCGCGCTGATGCCGTCGGCCGTCGGTGAGAGCATCACCGTCAACAACGGCTCCAGCGACCTCTCCAGGAGCTTCTCCATGAGCTCCTCGGGCGACACCAACTCCAACATCATGTTCTTCACGCCCGGAAGCAAAAAAGCGAAGGTGCTCATCGACAGCGACGACGGCATGGTCACCAGCCTCAGCAAAATCGAATCCCAAGTAGGACAAGCTTCACAT TTTGGCATGTCAACCACGTCTTTAGACATGTCCGGCATGGACGACTATCTGCAGCTGCAGCAGTACTTCATCGCCTGCACAGTCCGCACCAAGCGTGGCTGCGCCACTCACCCGCAAAGCATCGCTGAGAGGATTA gaaagaagagcaaggaatag
- the LOC109751254 gene encoding transcription factor bHLH81-like isoform X3, giving the protein MFFHGMAYVTTNYGATRGSRTLCHTEMGMAMPALMPSAVGESITVNNGSSDLSRSFSMSSSGDTNSNIMFFTPGSKKAKVLIDSDDGMVTSLSKIESQVGQASHFGMSTTSLDMSGMDDYLQLQQYFIACTVRTKRGCATHPQSIAERIRKKSKE; this is encoded by the exons ATGTTCTTTCATGGTATGGCTTATGTGACTACGAA CTATGGAGCTACTCGAGGCAGCAGAACATTATGCCACACGGAGATGGGGATGGCCATGCCCGCGCTGATGCCGTCGGCCGTCGGTGAGAGCATCACCGTCAACAACGGCTCCAGCGACCTCTCCAGGAGCTTCTCCATGAGCTCCTCGGGCGACACCAACTCCAACATCATGTTCTTCACGCCCGGAAGCAAAAAAGCGAAGGTGCTCATCGACAGCGACGACGGCATGGTCACCAGCCTCAGCAAAATCGAATCCCAAGTAGGACAAGCTTCACAT TTTGGCATGTCAACCACGTCTTTAGACATGTCCGGCATGGACGACTATCTGCAGCTGCAGCAGTACTTCATCGCCTGCACAGTCCGCACCAAGCGTGGCTGCGCCACTCACCCGCAAAGCATCGCTGAGAGGATTA gaaagaagagcaaggaatag
- the LOC109751254 gene encoding transcription factor bHLH81-like isoform X6, whose product MAYVTTNYGATRGSRTLCHTEMGMAMPALMPSAVGESITVNNGSSDLSRSFSMSSSGDTNSNIMFFTPGSKKAKVLIDSDDGMVTSLSKIESQVGQASHFGMSTTSLDMSGMDDYLQLQQYFIACTVRTKRGCATHPQSIAERIRKKSKE is encoded by the exons ATGGCTTATGTGACTACGAA CTATGGAGCTACTCGAGGCAGCAGAACATTATGCCACACGGAGATGGGGATGGCCATGCCCGCGCTGATGCCGTCGGCCGTCGGTGAGAGCATCACCGTCAACAACGGCTCCAGCGACCTCTCCAGGAGCTTCTCCATGAGCTCCTCGGGCGACACCAACTCCAACATCATGTTCTTCACGCCCGGAAGCAAAAAAGCGAAGGTGCTCATCGACAGCGACGACGGCATGGTCACCAGCCTCAGCAAAATCGAATCCCAAGTAGGACAAGCTTCACAT TTTGGCATGTCAACCACGTCTTTAGACATGTCCGGCATGGACGACTATCTGCAGCTGCAGCAGTACTTCATCGCCTGCACAGTCCGCACCAAGCGTGGCTGCGCCACTCACCCGCAAAGCATCGCTGAGAGGATTA gaaagaagagcaaggaatag
- the LOC109751254 gene encoding transcription factor bHLH81-like isoform X9, with protein MGMAMPALMPSAVGESITVNNGSSDLSRSFSMSSSGDTNSNIMFFTPGSKKAKVLIDSDDGMVTSLSKIESQVGQASHFGMSTTSLDMSGMDDYLQLQQYFIACTVRTKRGCATHPQSIAERIRKKSKE; from the exons ATGGGGATGGCCATGCCCGCGCTGATGCCGTCGGCCGTCGGTGAGAGCATCACCGTCAACAACGGCTCCAGCGACCTCTCCAGGAGCTTCTCCATGAGCTCCTCGGGCGACACCAACTCCAACATCATGTTCTTCACGCCCGGAAGCAAAAAAGCGAAGGTGCTCATCGACAGCGACGACGGCATGGTCACCAGCCTCAGCAAAATCGAATCCCAAGTAGGACAAGCTTCACAT TTTGGCATGTCAACCACGTCTTTAGACATGTCCGGCATGGACGACTATCTGCAGCTGCAGCAGTACTTCATCGCCTGCACAGTCCGCACCAAGCGTGGCTGCGCCACTCACCCGCAAAGCATCGCTGAGAGGATTA gaaagaagagcaaggaatag
- the LOC109751254 gene encoding transcription factor bHLH81-like isoform X4, with protein sequence MISPNSTKSGTTRVLSCYGATRGSRTLCHTEMGMAMPALMPSAVGESITVNNGSSDLSRSFSMSSSGDTNSNIMFFTPGSKKAKVLIDSDDGMVTSLSKIESQFGMSTTSLDMSGMDDYLQLQQYFIACTVRTKRGCATHPQSIAERIRKKSKE encoded by the exons ATGATTTCTCCCAATTCAACAAAGTCAG GTACTACTCGTGTTCTTTCATG CTATGGAGCTACTCGAGGCAGCAGAACATTATGCCACACGGAGATGGGGATGGCCATGCCCGCGCTGATGCCGTCGGCCGTCGGTGAGAGCATCACCGTCAACAACGGCTCCAGCGACCTCTCCAGGAGCTTCTCCATGAGCTCCTCGGGCGACACCAACTCCAACATCATGTTCTTCACGCCCGGAAGCAAAAAAGCGAAGGTGCTCATCGACAGCGACGACGGCATGGTCACCAGCCTCAGCAAAATCGAATCCCAA TTTGGCATGTCAACCACGTCTTTAGACATGTCCGGCATGGACGACTATCTGCAGCTGCAGCAGTACTTCATCGCCTGCACAGTCCGCACCAAGCGTGGCTGCGCCACTCACCCGCAAAGCATCGCTGAGAGGATTA gaaagaagagcaaggaatag
- the LOC109751254 gene encoding transcription factor bHLH81-like isoform X5, which yields MISPNSTKSGTTHVLSCYGATRGSRTLCHTEMGMAMPALMPSAVGESITVNNGSSDLSRSFSMSSSGDTNSNIMFFTPGSKKAKVLIDSDDGMVTSLSKIESQFGMSTTSLDMSGMDDYLQLQQYFIACTVRTKRGCATHPQSIAERIRKKSKE from the exons ATGATTTCTCCCAATTCAACAAAGTCAGGTACTACTCATGTTCTTTCATG CTATGGAGCTACTCGAGGCAGCAGAACATTATGCCACACGGAGATGGGGATGGCCATGCCCGCGCTGATGCCGTCGGCCGTCGGTGAGAGCATCACCGTCAACAACGGCTCCAGCGACCTCTCCAGGAGCTTCTCCATGAGCTCCTCGGGCGACACCAACTCCAACATCATGTTCTTCACGCCCGGAAGCAAAAAAGCGAAGGTGCTCATCGACAGCGACGACGGCATGGTCACCAGCCTCAGCAAAATCGAATCCCAA TTTGGCATGTCAACCACGTCTTTAGACATGTCCGGCATGGACGACTATCTGCAGCTGCAGCAGTACTTCATCGCCTGCACAGTCCGCACCAAGCGTGGCTGCGCCACTCACCCGCAAAGCATCGCTGAGAGGATTA gaaagaagagcaaggaatag
- the LOC109751254 gene encoding transcription factor bHLH81-like isoform X7 translates to MFFHGMAYVTTNYGATRGSRTLCHTEMGMAMPALMPSAVGESITVNNGSSDLSRSFSMSSSGDTNSNIMFFTPGSKKAKVLIDSDDGMVTSLSKIESQFGMSTTSLDMSGMDDYLQLQQYFIACTVRTKRGCATHPQSIAERIRKKSKE, encoded by the exons ATGTTCTTTCATGGTATGGCTTATGTGACTACGAA CTATGGAGCTACTCGAGGCAGCAGAACATTATGCCACACGGAGATGGGGATGGCCATGCCCGCGCTGATGCCGTCGGCCGTCGGTGAGAGCATCACCGTCAACAACGGCTCCAGCGACCTCTCCAGGAGCTTCTCCATGAGCTCCTCGGGCGACACCAACTCCAACATCATGTTCTTCACGCCCGGAAGCAAAAAAGCGAAGGTGCTCATCGACAGCGACGACGGCATGGTCACCAGCCTCAGCAAAATCGAATCCCAA TTTGGCATGTCAACCACGTCTTTAGACATGTCCGGCATGGACGACTATCTGCAGCTGCAGCAGTACTTCATCGCCTGCACAGTCCGCACCAAGCGTGGCTGCGCCACTCACCCGCAAAGCATCGCTGAGAGGATTA gaaagaagagcaaggaatag
- the LOC109751254 gene encoding transcription factor bHLH81-like isoform X8 encodes MAYVTTNYGATRGSRTLCHTEMGMAMPALMPSAVGESITVNNGSSDLSRSFSMSSSGDTNSNIMFFTPGSKKAKVLIDSDDGMVTSLSKIESQFGMSTTSLDMSGMDDYLQLQQYFIACTVRTKRGCATHPQSIAERIRKKSKE; translated from the exons ATGGCTTATGTGACTACGAA CTATGGAGCTACTCGAGGCAGCAGAACATTATGCCACACGGAGATGGGGATGGCCATGCCCGCGCTGATGCCGTCGGCCGTCGGTGAGAGCATCACCGTCAACAACGGCTCCAGCGACCTCTCCAGGAGCTTCTCCATGAGCTCCTCGGGCGACACCAACTCCAACATCATGTTCTTCACGCCCGGAAGCAAAAAAGCGAAGGTGCTCATCGACAGCGACGACGGCATGGTCACCAGCCTCAGCAAAATCGAATCCCAA TTTGGCATGTCAACCACGTCTTTAGACATGTCCGGCATGGACGACTATCTGCAGCTGCAGCAGTACTTCATCGCCTGCACAGTCCGCACCAAGCGTGGCTGCGCCACTCACCCGCAAAGCATCGCTGAGAGGATTA gaaagaagagcaaggaatag